Proteins encoded together in one Candidatus Nitrosocaldus cavascurensis window:
- the aspS gene encoding aspartate--tRNA(Asn) ligase — protein MSLEDDLGDWRRSHYSSELHGMDGREVTLMGYVASIRDHGNILFVMLADKDGEVQIVFKRNAEGSDGATTQALFSKARMLKEHSSIAVKGIVRSMKNAPKGVEVVPKEMKILSLARSVPPFSVYSKNIPLDVRLDIRAVDLRRHYLRAVFRIRHNLLKAIRSFLDERGFIEVSTPKMISTASEGGAALFPIFYFDREAFLAQSPQLYKEQLTLAFEKVYEIAPIFRAEPSRTNRHLAEAISIDVEHAFVNYEDVMGILEEMISHAIGYVVDKCKDEFSILGTTPIKPSTPFPRYRYSQLIDILKGEGIRIEWGDDFAAEHLKALSSMLKGYYFIVDWPARMRPFYTKTKDDGSTALSESFDLMHGDLEISSGSTRINRKDELMERLKMQGLKPESFAHHLIVFDYGMPPHAGFGLGLERLLMTVTGLENIRDATFYPRDIDRLVP, from the coding sequence ATGAGCCTTGAGGATGATCTAGGGGATTGGAGGAGATCACACTACTCATCTGAACTGCATGGTATGGATGGTAGAGAGGTTACCCTAATGGGCTATGTAGCAAGTATAAGGGACCATGGCAATATACTCTTCGTTATGCTAGCAGATAAGGATGGAGAGGTACAGATAGTCTTCAAGAGGAATGCTGAAGGTTCTGATGGTGCAACAACACAAGCACTATTCTCAAAGGCAAGGATGCTTAAGGAGCACTCATCAATAGCAGTCAAGGGTATAGTAAGGAGCATGAAGAATGCACCAAAGGGAGTTGAGGTAGTACCAAAGGAGATGAAGATACTCTCTCTTGCAAGGAGTGTACCTCCATTCTCAGTATACAGTAAGAACATCCCATTAGATGTAAGATTGGATATAAGGGCTGTAGACCTTAGGAGGCACTATCTAAGGGCTGTATTTAGGATAAGGCATAACCTACTCAAAGCCATAAGATCCTTCCTTGATGAGAGAGGTTTCATAGAGGTCAGCACTCCAAAGATGATATCAACAGCATCAGAGGGAGGGGCAGCACTCTTCCCCATCTTCTACTTCGATAGGGAAGCGTTCCTTGCTCAGAGCCCACAGCTCTACAAGGAGCAGTTAACCCTAGCATTTGAGAAGGTTTATGAGATCGCTCCAATATTCAGGGCAGAGCCATCAAGAACCAATAGGCACCTTGCAGAGGCTATATCTATTGATGTTGAACATGCATTCGTTAACTATGAGGATGTAATGGGTATACTTGAGGAGATGATCTCACATGCTATAGGCTATGTTGTTGATAAGTGTAAGGATGAGTTTAGTATACTTGGTACAACTCCAATCAAGCCTAGTACACCATTTCCAAGGTACAGATACTCTCAACTCATAGACATACTCAAAGGTGAAGGGATAAGGATAGAGTGGGGGGATGACTTTGCTGCTGAGCATCTCAAGGCACTTTCAAGTATGTTAAAGGGCTACTACTTCATAGTTGATTGGCCAGCAAGGATGAGGCCATTCTATACCAAGACCAAGGATGACGGTAGTACTGCCTTGAGTGAGTCATTCGATCTTATGCATGGGGATCTGGAGATATCATCTGGAAGTACAAGGATAAATAGGAAGGATGAACTCATGGAGAGGCTCAAGATGCAAGGTCTTAAGCCAGAGTCATTCGCCCATCACCTTATAGTATTCGATTATGGTATGCCTCCCCATGCAGGTTTTGGGTTAGGATTGGAGAGGTTACTGATGACAGTAACTGGGTTGGAGAATATAAGGGATGCAACATTCTATCCTAGGGATATAGACAGGCTTGTGCCATGA
- the gatC gene encoding Asp-tRNA(Asn)/Glu-tRNA(Gln) amidotransferase subunit GatC, with protein MVSVEEVKHLAYLARIGVKDEELRLYAEQINEIIEYFNMLDELDISSDVEPYKISRDYKEMRDDVALVFLGDVLSNAKNVKDRFIKAPKMG; from the coding sequence ATGGTTAGTGTTGAGGAGGTTAAGCATCTAGCATACCTAGCAAGGATAGGTGTGAAGGATGAGGAGTTAAGGCTGTATGCTGAGCAGATAAATGAGATAATAGAGTACTTCAACATGCTTGATGAACTTGACATAAGTAGTGATGTAGAGCCATACAAGATTAGCAGGGATTATAAGGAGATGAGGGATGATGTAGCACTTGTATTCCTTGGCGATGTGTTAAGTAATGCAAAGAATGTGAAGGATAGGTTCATAAAGGCACCAAAGATGGGATGA
- a CDS encoding DHHA1 domain-containing protein — translation MERYHDARAHTAEHIFARALQNLLGPESIQVLKVEHTDDVNRVYIRCKELSMDEVYQAMIIVNRTIEEGRTVREHTFPSLDEARRRFPDVRAYEVRITGNVRVVEIDGYDHSACIKEHVSNTRECEFFIVKSISRERDISKVEYLVGDKAKRYAIESVKRLADIAMMLRANMNTLEATLSNILEELSMLRTSIRSVTDDAVSALSAVRVRELNLYYGSFNMLDDDILIKKASTMVKDGTDNKLIIFLNRKRDRSNVVIASNDPRLDSNTLLKAIIARYGGKGGGKAEFATGYIITSLGVDVDHKIKQEVMGLIEQLLAS, via the coding sequence ATGGAAAGGTATCATGATGCTAGAGCACATACAGCAGAGCATATATTTGCTAGAGCATTGCAGAATCTGCTAGGTCCTGAGAGCATCCAGGTTCTGAAGGTTGAGCATACAGATGATGTAAACAGGGTTTACATAAGATGTAAAGAGTTGAGTATGGATGAGGTATATCAGGCTATGATTATAGTGAACAGAACTATAGAGGAAGGGAGAACGGTTAGAGAGCATACGTTCCCTTCTCTAGATGAGGCAAGGAGGAGATTCCCAGATGTTAGAGCGTATGAAGTAAGGATCACTGGTAACGTTAGAGTAGTAGAGATAGATGGATATGACCATTCTGCATGTATCAAGGAGCATGTTAGCAACACAAGAGAGTGTGAATTCTTCATAGTTAAGAGCATATCAAGGGAGAGGGATATCAGCAAGGTTGAGTACCTTGTTGGAGATAAGGCTAAGCGTTACGCAATAGAATCTGTAAAAAGGCTAGCAGATATAGCAATGATGCTAAGAGCGAACATGAATACATTAGAGGCTACATTGAGTAATATTCTTGAGGAGTTGAGTATGCTAAGGACCAGCATAAGGAGTGTTACCGATGATGCAGTCAGTGCATTATCTGCAGTAAGGGTTAGAGAATTGAACCTCTACTATGGCTCTTTCAATATGCTTGATGATGATATATTGATCAAGAAGGCAAGCACGATGGTGAAGGATGGTACAGATAATAAACTGATAATCTTCCTTAATAGGAAGAGGGATAGATCGAATGTTGTAATAGCAAGCAATGATCCAAGGCTAGATTCTAATACCTTGCTCAAGGCTATTATTGCTAGATATGGAGGAAAGGGAGGTGGCAAGGCAGAGTTTGCTACTGGCTATATCATAACTAGCCTTGGTGTAGATGTTGATCACAAGATCAAGCAGGAGGTTATGGGGTTGATAGAGCAACTTCTTGCTAGTTGA
- a CDS encoding PD-(D/E)XK nuclease family protein codes for MHSSKEELKKVLLNLLLEDVEFRHAVAGAIGYKEILDRIAKVDEDMNKRFLEMEEKMNKRFLEMEEKMNKRFLEMEERVNARFLKVEEDIKELRKDLNDLRRDMQEGFKRHDEEFAKVWKSIEDLRRDMQEGFKRHDRLIQELSISIGSLGRRTGKDMERLILNIYRDQLMQLGIDKDKARRFEYIDKEGLYGLKGKRYEFDIIVSNSHADILEIKNRVAEDDVVTFYEKVNSIKPVIEREYGSIKRLVTVSIHIDREALTKAKELGIECIYGYMVRG; via the coding sequence ATGCATAGCAGTAAGGAAGAGTTGAAGAAGGTATTGCTTAACCTACTACTTGAAGATGTAGAATTTAGGCATGCAGTAGCAGGGGCTATAGGCTACAAGGAGATACTGGATAGGATTGCTAAGGTTGATGAGGATATGAATAAGAGGTTCTTGGAGATGGAGGAGAAGATGAATAAGAGGTTCTTGGAGATGGAGGAGAAGATGAATAAGAGGTTCTTGGAGATGGAGGAGAGGGTAAATGCTAGGTTCTTGAAGGTAGAGGAGGATATCAAAGAACTAAGGAAGGATCTAAACGATCTAAGGAGGGATATGCAGGAAGGGTTCAAGAGGCATGATGAAGAGTTTGCTAAGGTATGGAAGAGCATTGAAGATCTAAGGAGGGATATGCAGGAAGGGTTCAAGAGGCATGATAGACTTATCCAAGAGTTGAGTATAAGCATAGGCTCTCTAGGGAGAAGGACAGGCAAGGATATGGAGAGGTTGATCCTCAACATCTATAGAGATCAACTTATGCAACTAGGCATAGATAAGGATAAGGCTAGGAGGTTTGAGTACATTGATAAGGAAGGGTTGTATGGCTTGAAGGGTAAGCGTTATGAGTTTGATATAATAGTTAGCAATAGCCATGCTGATATACTAGAGATTAAGAACAGGGTTGCAGAGGATGATGTTGTAACATTCTATGAGAAGGTTAACAGTATAAAACCTGTGATAGAACGTGAGTATGGAAGTATTAAGAGATTAGTAACGGTCTCTATCCACATAGATAGGGAGGCTCTTACTAAGGCTAAGGAGTTGGGTATAGAATGCATATATGGGTATATGGTTAGAGGTTGA